The DNA region AGTTAGACATTGTTGTGTCCTATCAGCACATAGCCTTtagtctttctttttttttttgggggggggggataATTCTTTAGCTAAGTAAAATTTCGACGTGGTCGATTTTGACCAATGAGTGCGATAAGCAGTTGCTCGGAGGAGTAGTTATGTCGAATCTCGAATGAGATTACTTGGATTGGTTTTCTCTGACTTATTGGAATTTGAGGAGTCCTTTTTGGGCTTATGTTGACAAGTATTGAGTTCATGTATTGATATTTCTATCATTTGCATTTCGTTGCTTCTCATATTCTCTGTACGTATTTTATGTCTTTGCAGTCCGTCTACCATTTAAATCGATTGTTCAACTTTCTCGAACGGGTACAAAGATGGCTGAGGCTACCATATGCTCGGGGATATCCGGAACTGATATTTCTGCTCTCAAACGAGCTCTTTTAGATCAGCAGCAGCTTCTCCAGAAGCTCCATGCTGAACTGGATGTGGAAAGAGAGGCATCAGCAACAGCAGCAAGCGAAGCCCTTGCGATGATTCTCCGCTTGCAGGGAGAAAAGGCCGCAGTGGAGATGGAAGCTAGCCAATACAAGAGAATGGCTGAGGAGAAAATGTGCCATGCTGAGCATTCCCTTGAGATATTCGAGGAGCTTATTTATCATAAAGAGATGGAGATTGCATCTCTTGATTTTCAAGTTCAGGCTTATCGGTAACGTTTACTGTCTTGTGTAGCTGTGATGTTATTACTTGAGTAAAAGATATGGCTTAACTGATATTTTAGCAGATAGCAGAGCACCTATAGACCTATAAAATACAAGCATATCTGTATGAGTCACCAATAGCTCTGAGTAATATAACCATCCAAATCCCTCTGTTATTTTCAGGTACAAGCTCTTGAGCCTGGGGTGGACTGACGTGGGTTTCAACGAAAACAGATTTCCTGAGAATCGTTTCCCTCATAGGTGTGATTTATCAAATGGGGACATGGGTTTTGATCAAAATCCAAGAAGAATGAGCTCTCTGCCTGCTATTTGGTGGACAGATGCTTATCAGAAGAAGGGCATTTTCAAATCGAACTCAGTTGTTCCACCTTCTGAAGCAGTTCCTATCATAGAAGAATGTTTTGATTTGGAAACTAGTCCAGAAACCTTTGATTTGGATAAGAAATACAGCAATTATTCGACGACTGGGGACTTCGACTCATATTGGGAGCAGATAAGAAAATTAGATGATCGGGTGAAGGAAATCTCTCAGAGCAATGGTCATCCTCGTGAAGACAGGTCCATTGACTCTTATTCATTTAGTTCTTCTACAAATGTCCCGGTGAACTGCAGTTGTGCTACACGAAGAGAAAGTACAGTTGTTTCTGATGAGATCAAGTGTTACCAGAATGACCCAGATAATTCTTCTTGTTCGAATGTTGTTCAAGATATTTTTGAAGTCCCCCAGAATGAAGAGAGATATAAAACTCGTGTAAAGGAGAGGAGCAAGTCCATCTCTAAGGCCGACTCTGAGACCCTCGGGTCCCATTCAAAGGATCAGAGTGAGTGGATAAAGAAGATGTTATCTTCTTTAAACCTCGAGGCTAAGCCCCCTAGACCAAGGGAAAATAAGAAGGAAATTGATTCTGCAGAATCCCAGTCGGGTCTTCAACAGCTGCACCAGAGAATTAAGAGGCTCGAGAAGGATAGAACAAACCAGGGGAAAAGCGAAATTGTCCGTGAAGGGTTGGGAGAACAGGAGTTGAACTTGCTCAAGGAGATCCGTGAGCAGTTGAATTCTATACAAGATAAAATGAGATGCAGGAGGAGAAAGAAAGCGCCTCTGCTTGATGAGACTCCTGTTAATACAGTAATGGAGGTATGAGCTTCCGAGTTTCGTTTATTACTTTCCCTATATCGCAAGATTTTCCaattctaaatattttttcctcGACTTGTTTTCAAAATCATGTCGCCTAATGTGTCCTCAATATTTTATCTTCTGGTTATTAAGTATGTAGCTTTCTTGGCTTTTTGAGTTGAATCACAAGTAATAAACATCAACTCTCTCCTTGGACAGGCTATGCTGCACTTCTGGCTTTAATCGGAAATCAAACTGTGGATGCCTATGTCACAGGACAAGAAAAGGAAGAGCCTTTGTTTCATCTCAGGATTGAATTGATAGAAGAATTTTGGAGTTTTTTATAGAGTGGCCAAATTTTTCGGTTTCGGTCAGTTGCCTCTGTATAGATTGTATACTGTTGCATCATGTACATTACGAGCACTAGCCTGTAAAAAATATTGTCGATTCTTCTGTGGATTTCTAGTCAAGCTTTCTGTGTTCTATAAATAATTGCGTTTATGACGTGAAATGATGATTTGCaaccttttccttttcatttagGGGTCCTCGTTGCCTCGATCAAACTTTTGCCCAAGTTCCATAATCACAGAAACaaagcaaaaaagaagaaagaaatacTAAGGGTCAGCGTTtatcattttgaaaaaaaataataatgcagACGGGGCCGGGCAACTTCTGCTATGGAAGAGAACGCAGCAAAGCGAAGCTAGCAGCTTTTCACTTGGAAGTGTTCATGCTAGCAGGATCACAGCATGGATCTGCCGAGGACATACGATGGTCGGCTATGCAACAAAGCAATTTCCTTTAGAAATTCTGGTGGAGTCCTTATGCAGTTCGGAGCTCAGCATGAGAGGAATAGCATGTTGCTAGACACAGATTGATTCGCCATATGAATTGTGAAGGAGCTTCAGATCAGCCGAGCTGTTTGCTGCGGATGCCAGCAGCAGACCATAGGCTATCAGATCATGCAAGTTTTCTCATTTTGCTGTGTCATGAGCAGTCGACCACAGCGCAGAGAAAGTTATAAATCCGAACAGCACATTGCTCGAGTTTGGAGTAGCCCATGAACAACCAATACCAAACTAAATGGTATTGGGATTAATCCActaaaaatttgtttttttttttggctcgaACACTAAAAGTTAATTCACGTTCTAAGAAAGTACTGATTTACATGATTTTTGAACATTTTTTCTAAACCAAGCCAATGCTGTCCATTTTTTGTGAAATTCTATTGCAAGCAATTGATTAGGATAATCTAAAATTGCCTACCGAATTATACaactgaaaattcaaaaattctctTTGTTATCGAAAACAcgcaatcttcgctgcaataACGAATCCCAAgcacataaaaaattaaattggggaaaaaaagagaaaaagggcGTTACTATGATGGCATTCGCTTTTCAAATTTGATTCTCTCGATAAGAttctctgtattttttttttgagttgcAACTctttgtattattttattaacttatttttttattttaaccaaaaaataaaaagggaaaaataacaGCACAACAcaaatttttttcagaaatcACACTGCAgcacaaaataaaatcatttcaGAGACaacacataattttttttttatcaccaTGTAGCACGGCATTGGCATTCCGTCAAGAATTAGATGAAATTCTGAAGCGTCAAACTTTTTAGGGATACTTTCGCACAAAAGGGAACTTGATGGactaaattataataaatagaaTAATATAAACTTACTAAAAAAAGGGAAGTGGTGGCTGATTGGGAGGTGGACGGGGCTTTCTACCGACCACCGGACCCCAGATTGAGTTCACTGGCCGACACAAGTCAGGTCAATGACCCCAGTCAGGGTGTGGGTGGCCGAAATTGGAGCCCTCGAACCCCCGACGACTGCTAGGATCCCCACAATTGGAGGGGATAAGGGCTCCTCCCCCAGCTACCAACCCCTCGATTAGGGTCACCGGCCTTGTTTGAGCAGGCCGGCGACCCTAATTAGGGCTGGATCGTTAGTGGAGAGCCCTTGACCTCAGCCAacctttttccctttattttttagttttatattttttaatttatttaatgtaaTTTAGTCTCTCAAGTTTCATTTTATGCGAAAGTACTCCTAAAAAGATTTTCATGTCAGAATTTTGTTAAATTCTTGATTGAATACTAAAGGTGTGCTACACACGgtcataaaaatattttttttattgtctcgtgaaatgattttattttatgttgcAATGTAATTTTCGAAAAATTTTATACTGAGgtgttattaaaaaaaaaagaaca from Punica granatum isolate Tunisia-2019 chromosome 3, ASM765513v2, whole genome shotgun sequence includes:
- the LOC116198700 gene encoding myosin-binding protein 7; this translates as MAEATICSGISGTDISALKRALLDQQQLLQKLHAELDVEREASATAASEALAMILRLQGEKAAVEMEASQYKRMAEEKMCHAEHSLEIFEELIYHKEMEIASLDFQVQAYRYKLLSLGWTDVGFNENRFPENRFPHRCDLSNGDMGFDQNPRRMSSLPAIWWTDAYQKKGIFKSNSVVPPSEAVPIIEECFDLETSPETFDLDKKYSNYSTTGDFDSYWEQIRKLDDRVKEISQSNGHPREDRSIDSYSFSSSTNVPVNCSCATRRESTVVSDEIKCYQNDPDNSSCSNVVQDIFEVPQNEERYKTRVKERSKSISKADSETLGSHSKDQSEWIKKMLSSLNLEAKPPRPRENKKEIDSAESQSGLQQLHQRIKRLEKDRTNQGKSEIVREGLGEQELNLLKEIREQLNSIQDKMRCRRRKKAPLLDETPVNTVMEAMLHFWL